One part of the Chryseobacterium mulctrae genome encodes these proteins:
- the istA gene encoding IS21 family transposase, whose product MANKITDMSKIRKVIKFYSTGKSKLFISSYLSLSRNTVKKYISLYEILGLNLDAINAKTDAELELLFSNTTAESISPKLQSLYDFFPKMERELKKVGITIHHMWEQYLALHPDGFQSSQFRHHYKIWGKRVNPVMHMNHKSGDKMYVDYAGKTLSIIDKESGELKEVQFFVAILGASQYTYAEASMSQQKEDFVRSVENAIRFFEGTPAAIVPDNLKSAVIKSSRFEPTINETLADLAEHYETTILPARAYKPRDKSLVEGAVKILYRRIYANLQQGSCGLDELNSEIWDLLDSHNKRKLTGRPYSRYELFLEDEKQQLRPLPERRFEIRYQSFATVMQNGHVQLSRDKNYYSVPYQYIKKKIKILYTSSTVEIYYKYNRIAMHRRNYKPYVYTTITEHLASTHQFVAGWSAARFIDWANSIDTAVGEYILQIIDSRNHPEQAYKSCLGILNFEKKVGRERLINACKRALDFKIYSFKTVQKILENNLDQMIDPEKEEKEQELPDHGNIRGKQYYH is encoded by the coding sequence ATGGCAAATAAAATAACAGACATGAGTAAAATTAGAAAAGTCATAAAATTCTACAGCACTGGAAAGAGCAAGTTATTTATAAGCAGCTATTTATCCCTTTCCAGAAATACCGTTAAAAAATACATCTCATTGTATGAGATTCTGGGCTTAAACCTTGATGCGATCAATGCCAAGACAGATGCCGAGCTGGAACTTTTGTTTTCCAATACCACCGCGGAGTCCATTAGCCCCAAACTACAGTCCCTGTACGATTTTTTCCCAAAGATGGAACGTGAGCTCAAAAAGGTAGGAATCACTATCCATCATATGTGGGAGCAATATCTTGCACTGCATCCTGATGGTTTTCAGAGTTCACAGTTCCGGCATCATTACAAGATATGGGGCAAGCGTGTGAACCCGGTGATGCATATGAATCACAAATCCGGTGATAAGATGTATGTCGATTATGCAGGGAAAACACTCTCCATTATTGATAAGGAAAGCGGGGAGCTTAAAGAAGTTCAGTTTTTTGTAGCTATTCTGGGAGCAAGCCAGTACACGTATGCTGAAGCCTCTATGAGCCAGCAGAAGGAAGATTTTGTACGTTCTGTAGAAAATGCCATCCGCTTTTTTGAAGGCACACCGGCAGCGATCGTTCCTGATAATTTAAAATCCGCAGTGATCAAAAGCAGCCGTTTTGAACCCACCATCAATGAGACCCTGGCCGATCTGGCCGAACATTATGAAACGACCATCTTGCCTGCCAGGGCTTACAAACCGAGGGATAAATCCTTGGTAGAGGGAGCGGTAAAGATCCTGTACAGAAGGATCTACGCCAACCTTCAACAGGGATCCTGCGGCCTGGATGAACTAAATAGTGAGATCTGGGATCTGTTGGACTCTCATAACAAACGCAAGCTCACAGGACGCCCTTACTCCCGCTACGAGCTGTTCCTGGAGGACGAGAAGCAGCAGCTGCGCCCACTGCCTGAGCGTCGTTTTGAGATCAGGTACCAATCCTTTGCAACAGTGATGCAGAACGGGCACGTACAGTTGAGCCGGGATAAGAACTACTACAGTGTTCCGTACCAGTATATCAAGAAAAAGATCAAGATCCTATACACATCTTCCACTGTGGAGATCTACTATAAATACAACAGGATCGCGATGCACAGGCGCAATTACAAGCCTTATGTCTACACGACCATTACAGAACATTTAGCCAGCACCCACCAGTTCGTGGCCGGATGGAGTGCTGCCCGCTTTATCGATTGGGCAAACAGTATTGATACTGCAGTGGGAGAATATATCCTCCAAATTATCGACAGTCGGAATCATCCCGAGCAAGCTTACAAAAGCTGCCTGGGAATCCTGAACTTCGAAAAGAAAGTAGGAAGAGAGCGATTGATAAATGCTTGTAAACGGGCATTGGATTTTAAGATCTACAGCTTTAAGACCGTACAGAAGATATTGGAGAACAATCTGGATCAGATGATCGATCCGGAAAAAGAAGAAAAGGAGCAGGAACTGCCTGATCACGGCAACATCAGAGGAAAACAATATTATCATTAA
- a CDS encoding site-specific integrase, protein MKLSILFLLRRNKANIKGLCPIECRITLDKQRKPFSTGIFINPEYWNASKQKAHPPNKGNNQVNTQLSLIKQEINQAFLFLQVQEKEFSVDDIYSQFKGENVKLDKSIKEMFHLHIAKQEKLIGISTTKVSVAKFYQTQAHVLSFINKKYNRSDYLLKDMTMAFITEFEFYLKTEKKFMQNTIYKTLQRFRQIVKLSVALDYLPKDPFLLYKGKKPKKEIVFLSKDELRNLEQHQFASERLQQVADMFIFCCYTGLAYTEMATLKESNIQTGFDDNKWLYIRRQKTKKSYEVPLLTKASDILDKYRIEEQLLPVVSNQRFNSYLKEIAEIVGIDKILTHHIARKTFASTILLFNNVPMEIVSELLGHSEIGITQQHYAKIVKEKISEEMSKLNFRLE, encoded by the coding sequence ATGAAACTCTCAATACTATTTCTACTAAGAAGAAACAAAGCTAACATAAAAGGTCTATGTCCTATTGAATGTAGAATCACTTTAGACAAACAAAGAAAACCTTTCTCAACTGGTATTTTTATCAACCCAGAATATTGGAATGCTTCAAAACAGAAAGCCCATCCTCCTAACAAAGGAAACAACCAAGTCAACACCCAACTAAGCCTGATTAAACAAGAAATTAATCAGGCTTTTTTGTTCCTACAAGTTCAGGAAAAGGAATTTAGTGTAGATGATATTTACAGCCAATTTAAAGGTGAGAATGTTAAGCTTGATAAATCCATCAAGGAAATGTTCCATTTACATATTGCTAAACAAGAAAAACTAATAGGAATATCAACTACTAAAGTCTCTGTAGCAAAGTTCTATCAGACACAAGCTCATGTATTATCTTTCATTAATAAGAAATACAATAGGTCAGACTACCTGTTAAAAGATATGACTATGGCATTTATCACAGAATTTGAGTTCTACTTGAAAACTGAAAAGAAGTTTATGCAGAATACAATCTACAAGACTTTACAAAGATTCAGGCAGATTGTGAAACTTTCTGTAGCATTAGATTACTTACCTAAAGACCCTTTCCTACTTTACAAAGGTAAGAAGCCTAAAAAAGAGATAGTTTTCTTATCTAAAGATGAGTTAAGAAATCTGGAACAGCACCAATTTGCATCTGAAAGATTACAACAAGTAGCAGATATGTTTATTTTCTGCTGTTACACAGGTTTAGCTTATACTGAAATGGCAACATTAAAGGAAAGTAATATTCAGACTGGATTTGATGATAACAAATGGCTTTATATTAGAAGACAGAAAACTAAGAAAAGTTATGAAGTTCCTCTACTAACAAAAGCTTCTGATATCTTAGATAAGTACAGAATTGAAGAACAGTTGTTACCTGTAGTTTCTAATCAAAGGTTCAACTCTTATCTAAAGGAGATAGCTGAGATTGTGGGAATAGATAAAATCCTAACACACCACATAGCAAGAAAGACCTTTGCATCAACTATCCTACTCTTTAATAATGTGCCAATGGAAATAGTTTCTGAACTACTTGGTCATTCTGAGATTGGGATTACTCAGCAGCACTATGCTAAGATTGTGAAGGAGAAGATTAGTGAGGAGATGAGTAAGCTAAATTTTAGGTTAGAGTAA
- a CDS encoding bifunctional folylpolyglutamate synthase/dihydrofolate synthase codes for MTNAQYQEAVEWLFVQAPNYQIDGQKAYKPGLGNITRLCAFFDNPQDKIKCIHIGGTNGKGSTSNMLSSVLQGAGYKTGLYNSPHLIDFTERIKVNGKNCDKEFVYNFILKLKKLPEDILPSFFEFTTIMAFEYFAQQKVDIAIIEVGLGGRLDSTNIIKPLVAAITNVQLDHQNILGDTVEEIAFEKAGIIKANTPIIFGDNNEIAKNIIKDKAVKENAQFIDATVLKTELKSDLKGNYQNKNIKVVLSLIEELRKLNYSISNKNIETGLLSVHKNTGFIGRWFEFSQNPLTICDTAHNQAGLESVFEQLNSIEKHKHVVLGFVNDKKIDDVIDLLPQNSQFYFAKPSINRGRHPQDYEDLLINSKINYKIFDSVQEAYLSAKQECTNEEMIFIGGSNFVVGDFLEKNLEICE; via the coding sequence ATGACAAACGCACAATATCAGGAAGCTGTAGAATGGCTTTTCGTTCAGGCGCCAAACTATCAGATAGATGGACAAAAAGCATACAAACCGGGACTTGGAAACATCACAAGACTCTGCGCATTTTTTGATAATCCGCAAGATAAAATAAAATGCATTCATATTGGAGGAACCAATGGGAAAGGATCTACCAGCAATATGCTATCTTCAGTTCTTCAAGGAGCAGGTTACAAAACAGGTTTATATAACTCGCCGCATCTTATTGATTTCACAGAACGGATTAAAGTTAACGGTAAAAATTGCGATAAAGAGTTTGTCTATAATTTCATTTTAAAACTAAAAAAGCTTCCGGAAGATATTCTGCCCTCTTTTTTTGAGTTTACAACAATTATGGCATTTGAATATTTTGCTCAGCAAAAAGTAGATATTGCGATTATTGAAGTCGGATTGGGCGGAAGATTAGATTCAACCAATATTATCAAACCTTTGGTTGCAGCAATTACAAATGTTCAACTCGATCATCAGAATATTTTAGGAGATACTGTCGAAGAAATTGCATTCGAAAAAGCAGGAATTATAAAAGCAAATACCCCAATAATTTTCGGAGATAATAATGAAATTGCAAAAAACATTATTAAAGACAAAGCTGTTAAAGAAAACGCTCAATTTATCGATGCTACTGTTTTAAAAACTGAGCTAAAATCAGATTTGAAAGGAAATTATCAAAATAAAAACATTAAGGTTGTTTTAAGCTTAATTGAAGAATTAAGAAAACTAAACTACTCTATCTCAAATAAAAATATTGAAACTGGACTTTTATCGGTTCATAAAAACACCGGATTTATTGGTCGTTGGTTTGAATTCTCTCAAAATCCTTTGACAATTTGTGACACAGCGCACAATCAAGCCGGCTTGGAATCGGTTTTTGAACAGTTAAATTCTATTGAAAAACACAAACACGTTGTTTTAGGATTTGTCAATGACAAGAAAATTGATGATGTAATTGACTTACTTCCTCAAAATTCCCAATTTTATTTTGCAAAACCATCCATCAACAGAGGAAGACACCCTCAAGACTATGAAGATTTATTAATTAATTCAAAAATAAATTATAAAATTTTCGATTCTGTACAAGAAGCGTATCTTTCTGCAAAACAAGAATGTACAAATGAAGAAATGATTTTTATTGGCGGAAGCAACTTTGTAGTTGGAGATTTTTTAGAAAAAAATTTGGAGATTTGTGAATAA
- a CDS encoding glycosyltransferase family 9 protein yields the protein MTRILAYRFSAFGDVAMTVPVFREFLEQNPEVEIVMVSRNNFESLFADIPNVIFHGIDLDDYKGFLGIRRLGKELLKLYHPDYIADLHDVIRSKILDKLYVRKGLRVFKINKGKEEKENLTDVWNLDKTQLKRTVERYADVFRDMGFKVELSHQLRPKSNQKSGIGFAPFAQHKGKMLPLEKSFELVKILAEKNTVYFFGGGKKETETLKSWEKQIPNTKSLAGKLNLSEELNLISQLEVMISMDSANMHLASIVGTRCVSIWGATHPYAGFLGFGQSENDVVQINDLTCRPCSVFGDKECYRGDWACLEEINVQQIIDKI from the coding sequence GTGACCAGAATTTTAGCATACCGTTTTTCCGCTTTTGGTGATGTCGCTATGACAGTGCCTGTTTTTCGGGAGTTTTTGGAACAAAATCCAGAAGTTGAAATTGTGATGGTTTCACGGAATAATTTTGAGAGCTTATTTGCTGATATTCCGAATGTTATCTTTCATGGGATTGATCTTGATGATTATAAAGGTTTTCTCGGAATAAGAAGGTTGGGTAAAGAATTATTAAAATTATATCACCCAGATTATATTGCTGATTTACATGATGTTATCCGTTCTAAAATCTTAGATAAACTTTATGTGAGAAAGGGTTTAAGGGTTTTTAAAATAAACAAAGGAAAAGAGGAGAAAGAAAACCTTACGGATGTCTGGAATTTAGATAAAACTCAATTAAAAAGAACGGTAGAACGTTATGCAGATGTTTTTCGGGATATGGGTTTTAAAGTTGAACTTTCGCATCAGTTACGACCAAAATCTAATCAAAAATCAGGAATTGGTTTTGCGCCATTCGCTCAGCATAAAGGAAAAATGCTTCCTTTAGAGAAGTCTTTTGAACTTGTAAAAATTTTAGCAGAAAAAAATACCGTCTACTTCTTCGGAGGCGGAAAAAAAGAAACAGAAACTCTTAAAAGTTGGGAAAAACAAATTCCCAATACCAAAAGTTTGGCAGGAAAACTTAATCTTTCAGAAGAACTAAACCTAATTTCTCAGCTTGAAGTAATGATTTCGATGGATTCGGCTAATATGCATTTAGCCAGTATTGTAGGAACCCGTTGTGTTTCAATTTGGGGAGCCACTCACCCATATGCAGGGTTTTTAGGTTTCGGCCAAAGCGAGAATGACGTGGTTCAGATTAATGATCTTACGTGTAGACCCTGTTCGGTTTTTGGTGATAAAGAATGTTACCGTGGCGATTGGGCGTGTCTGGAAGAAATCAACGTACAACAGATTATAGACAAAATTTAA
- a CDS encoding TolC family protein, whose amino-acid sequence MKKVLTVVLGLAFAGLNAQQKWSLRECVDYAVKHNLQVIQNEYSKQIQDSNLKIAQKNYLPSVNASMGNNVSFGQASLGTTSIRNDQFSNSANIGADILIYNNGRLEKTIRKSQFDVEASQYDIETIKNDISLQIAQQYLTTLLNKEIVKISQSATENAKKQFDRAKITTEVGTTAQTIVAEAEAAWAREKQNLKTAEINVGRSLFALAQLLQLKEYKDFDVEDVEVDDKLTPQLFSVDDVLNLAYENQPQIKAAQSRIKSAETQTEVTKTAFWPTLTASVGVGTFYRNLLNTDNAGYDQFGNATKEPGFFQQYKDNFGQQGGISLNIPIFNKGITKLQVEQSKINENIAKITLEQQKQTVRQSVQQAQFDADANYEVYLAAVEAEKSTKLAMEFADKSYAAGRTTIYDLNIARNNYANSQGSVQQAKFNYLFSLKLLNFYSGIPLTL is encoded by the coding sequence ATGAAAAAAGTTTTGACGGTAGTTTTGGGATTAGCCTTTGCAGGATTAAACGCTCAGCAGAAATGGTCTTTGCGTGAATGTGTAGACTACGCAGTAAAGCATAATCTTCAGGTGATTCAGAATGAATATTCAAAACAGATTCAGGATTCTAATCTTAAAATTGCCCAAAAGAATTACCTTCCTTCTGTAAATGCAAGCATGGGAAATAATGTAAGTTTTGGGCAAGCTTCTTTGGGAACGACAAGTATCCGAAACGATCAATTCAGTAATTCGGCAAACATTGGAGCTGATATTTTAATTTACAATAATGGAAGGCTTGAAAAAACAATCAGGAAGTCTCAGTTTGATGTAGAGGCAAGTCAATATGATATTGAAACCATTAAAAACGATATTTCGCTTCAGATTGCTCAACAATATTTAACGACTTTACTGAACAAGGAAATCGTAAAGATTTCTCAGAGCGCAACAGAAAATGCAAAAAAACAATTTGATAGGGCAAAAATAACTACAGAAGTAGGAACAACGGCTCAAACAATTGTTGCAGAAGCAGAAGCAGCTTGGGCAAGAGAAAAACAAAATTTAAAGACAGCTGAGATCAATGTAGGAAGAAGTCTGTTTGCTTTGGCGCAATTACTTCAGCTAAAAGAATACAAAGATTTTGATGTGGAAGATGTGGAAGTTGATGATAAATTAACTCCTCAATTGTTTTCTGTAGATGATGTTTTAAATTTAGCCTACGAAAATCAACCGCAAATAAAAGCGGCGCAAAGCAGAATAAAATCTGCAGAAACCCAAACAGAAGTTACTAAAACGGCATTTTGGCCTACGCTTACTGCGAGTGTAGGGGTTGGAACTTTTTATAGGAATTTATTGAATACAGATAATGCAGGGTACGACCAATTTGGAAATGCCACCAAAGAGCCTGGTTTTTTTCAGCAGTACAAAGATAATTTTGGACAACAAGGTGGGATTAGTTTAAATATTCCTATTTTCAATAAAGGAATTACCAAACTTCAGGTAGAGCAGTCGAAAATTAACGAAAATATTGCCAAAATTACTTTAGAACAGCAAAAACAAACTGTAAGACAAAGTGTTCAGCAAGCTCAGTTTGATGCAGATGCTAATTATGAAGTGTATCTTGCTGCAGTAGAAGCCGAAAAAAGCACGAAATTGGCTATGGAATTTGCAGATAAAAGTTATGCAGCAGGGCGTACAACAATTTACGATTTAAATATTGCTCGAAACAATTATGCAAACTCTCAAGGCTCGGTTCAACAGGCAAAATTTAATTATCTTTTCAGCCTTAAATTATTGAATTTCTATTCAGGGATTCCGCTAACTTTGTAA
- the istB gene encoding IS21-like element helper ATPase IstB codes for MNEPTVSKMKQMKLYGMHNAFKTAIESGRTDHYTLDQFISMLIDAEWDERHNRRIERSIKNAKFHYRSSIESINFDDTRNLDRNLVMCLAGCEFVEKNENILITGSTGVGKSYLGTALGYQACIEGFKVNYFNTSKLFAKLKMAKADGSYLRELAKIQRQDVIILDDFGLQALDSANRITLLEIIEDRHNNGSIIVTSQIPVQGWYDIIGEKTIADAILDRLIHQSHRLELQGESMRKKRGVNRE; via the coding sequence ATGAACGAACCGACAGTGAGCAAAATGAAGCAAATGAAGCTTTACGGCATGCACAATGCCTTTAAGACCGCTATTGAAAGCGGAAGGACAGACCATTATACCCTCGACCAGTTTATATCGATGCTCATCGATGCCGAATGGGATGAGAGGCACAACAGGCGCATAGAGCGAAGCATCAAAAATGCAAAGTTCCATTACAGGTCCAGTATTGAAAGTATCAACTTCGATGACACCCGCAATCTCGACCGTAATCTGGTAATGTGTCTTGCAGGATGTGAGTTCGTAGAAAAAAATGAAAACATCCTGATCACAGGAAGTACAGGCGTGGGTAAAAGTTACCTGGGAACCGCATTGGGCTATCAGGCCTGTATCGAAGGCTTCAAGGTCAATTATTTTAATACTTCCAAGCTGTTTGCCAAACTAAAAATGGCAAAAGCAGACGGGTCATACCTGCGCGAACTTGCAAAAATACAAAGACAGGATGTGATCATCCTTGATGATTTTGGTCTTCAGGCTTTGGACAGTGCCAACAGGATAACCCTTCTGGAGATCATAGAAGACCGTCACAACAACGGATCCATCATTGTAACATCGCAGATCCCGGTGCAGGGCTGGTATGACATTATTGGTGAAAAGACCATTGCCGATGCTATTCTGGACAGACTTATACATCAGTCTCACCGCCTGGAACTCCAGGGGGAATCTATGAGAAAAAAGAGAGGAGTTAACAGGGAGTAA
- a CDS encoding glycosyltransferase family 2 protein: MKISVCIPVYNFDVRELVYDLKKEIESDSIDAEIILIDDGSDENFKQINNELNHQVNQFILLEKNIGRSRIRNLFLDYSKTEYLLFLDCDGKIISSNFLKNYVNLLDENSNIAVVYGGRKVSEKPSSEKHILRWKFAVERENLPLEKRKIKPYLSFQTNNFLIKKNIFESIKFNPDLRKYGYEDLVFSMDLKSAKIPVIHIDNPIYNNDVEEGSVYLKKVDESVESLLLMLNNQALSPKLSEIKLVKAYESVHKKELKFPVLILFNFFEKFLKKNLLSGNPNLKFLDLYKLGLMLRKSR; encoded by the coding sequence ATGAAGATTTCTGTTTGCATTCCGGTTTATAATTTTGATGTAAGAGAATTGGTTTATGATCTTAAAAAAGAAATCGAAAGCGATTCAATTGATGCTGAAATTATTCTTATTGATGACGGTTCAGACGAGAATTTCAAACAAATAAATAACGAACTCAATCATCAGGTAAATCAGTTTATTTTACTTGAAAAAAATATTGGAAGATCCAGAATTAGAAATCTGTTTTTAGATTATTCAAAAACGGAATATCTGCTCTTTTTAGATTGTGACGGAAAAATTATTTCTTCAAATTTTCTTAAAAACTATGTCAATCTTTTAGATGAAAATTCTAATATAGCTGTTGTTTATGGTGGAAGAAAGGTTTCAGAAAAGCCGTCTTCAGAAAAGCATATTTTAAGATGGAAATTTGCTGTAGAGCGAGAAAATTTACCGTTAGAAAAGAGAAAAATAAAACCTTACTTAAGCTTTCAGACAAATAATTTTCTGATTAAAAAAAATATCTTTGAAAGCATTAAATTTAATCCTGATCTCCGGAAATATGGCTATGAAGATTTGGTGTTTTCAATGGATTTAAAATCAGCAAAAATCCCGGTAATACATATTGATAATCCGATTTATAATAATGACGTAGAAGAGGGGAGTGTTTATTTGAAAAAGGTTGATGAGTCTGTGGAGAGTCTTCTGCTCATGCTAAATAATCAAGCATTAAGCCCTAAATTATCTGAAATAAAGCTTGTAAAAGCATATGAGTCTGTTCATAAAAAAGAATTAAAATTTCCTGTTTTAATTTTATTTAATTTTTTTGAAAAATTTCTGAAAAAGAATTTACTTTCCGGAAATCCTAATCTCAAATTTTTAGATCTATATAAACTTGGATTGATGCTTAGAAAATCAAGATAG
- a CDS encoding DEAD/DEAH box helicase family protein yields the protein MKLPNQHFQDFPIEYKQINPEDFISAGFDVEEKVIIEPNDDGYIFDALRRVIGISDKKTVVVNAPVGYGKSYAIIKLIKAIYDIKPESKIIVATPFVSLVEQYVTDISEVGNIPKNDIYSYSNLGRNKKESYKDKRVHVLTANTLLGNPGEDGFKNSDAKRLYIDNIIEESFKDNSEVFFIYDEIHDAIQNFKEEFMLYL from the coding sequence ATGAAACTACCAAACCAACACTTTCAAGACTTCCCAATTGAGTACAAACAAATTAATCCTGAAGATTTCATTTCTGCAGGGTTTGATGTTGAAGAAAAAGTAATTATAGAACCCAATGATGATGGTTATATTTTTGATGCCTTAAGACGAGTCATAGGTATATCAGACAAAAAGACTGTAGTCGTTAATGCTCCTGTAGGATATGGAAAATCTTATGCTATCATAAAACTTATTAAAGCTATCTATGATATTAAACCAGAGAGCAAAATAATTGTAGCTACACCATTTGTAAGCTTGGTAGAACAGTATGTAACAGATATTAGTGAGGTGGGGAATATACCTAAGAATGATATTTACAGCTACTCAAATCTAGGAAGAAATAAAAAAGAATCTTACAAGGACAAAAGAGTTCATGTTTTAACAGCTAATACATTACTTGGCAACCCTGGAGAAGATGGTTTTAAAAACTCTGATGCAAAAAGACTGTATATTGATAATATCATTGAGGAGTCATTTAAAGACAATTCTGAAGTATTTTTCATTTATGATGAGATTCATGATGCAATCCAAAACTTTAAGGAAGAGTTCATGCTTTATCTGTAA
- a CDS encoding mannose-1-phosphate guanylyltransferase, which translates to MLKSDKYCVIMAGGIGSRFWPLSTQKFPKQFQDILGTGRTMIQQTYDRISKVIPKENIFVITNKEYVALSHQQLPEIPEDNVVGEPLMKNTAACNLYMANKIAEINPDATMIVLPADHLILKEDVFLEKVELAFDLASTHDYLVTLGITPTRPDTGYGYIQFVEKKDSDYYKVKTFTEKPILEIAKSFLESGDFLWNAGIFIWNVKSIHKAFEMFLPDMTQQFMACEYNAKAEVSCIELIYPKIQKISIDNGILEKAKNVYVIPADLGWSDLGTWTSVFENSDRDENENAVNIKTALTYDSTGNIIHVKNNKAVVIDGLKDFIVVDTDKVLLICPREHDQQIKEYVLDLKSLKKGEKFM; encoded by the coding sequence ATGTTAAAATCAGATAAATACTGTGTGATTATGGCGGGAGGAATCGGTAGTAGATTCTGGCCTCTGAGCACACAGAAATTTCCCAAACAATTTCAGGATATTTTAGGAACGGGTCGTACCATGATTCAGCAGACTTATGACAGAATCAGTAAGGTTATTCCTAAAGAAAACATATTTGTAATTACCAACAAAGAGTATGTAGCGCTTTCTCATCAGCAATTACCGGAAATTCCTGAGGATAATGTAGTGGGTGAGCCTTTGATGAAAAATACGGCTGCATGTAATCTTTACATGGCAAATAAAATTGCAGAAATTAATCCCGATGCTACGATGATTGTGCTTCCTGCAGATCATTTAATCTTAAAAGAAGATGTTTTTTTGGAGAAAGTAGAATTGGCATTTGACTTAGCTTCTACTCATGATTATTTAGTGACTTTAGGAATTACACCAACGAGACCAGATACAGGTTACGGATATATCCAATTTGTTGAGAAAAAAGATTCAGACTATTATAAAGTTAAAACTTTCACAGAAAAACCTATTCTTGAAATTGCCAAAAGTTTCCTTGAAAGCGGAGATTTCCTTTGGAATGCAGGAATTTTTATCTGGAATGTAAAATCTATTCACAAAGCTTTTGAGATGTTTCTTCCAGACATGACTCAGCAGTTTATGGCTTGCGAATACAATGCAAAAGCAGAGGTGAGCTGTATAGAACTCATTTATCCTAAAATTCAAAAAATATCAATCGATAACGGGATTTTAGAAAAAGCTAAAAACGTATATGTAATTCCGGCTGATTTAGGCTGGAGCGATCTCGGAACCTGGACTTCGGTTTTCGAAAATAGCGATAGAGACGAAAATGAAAATGCAGTCAATATAAAAACAGCGCTTACCTACGATTCTACAGGAAATATTATTCATGTAAAAAATAATAAAGCAGTTGTAATAGACGGTTTAAAAGATTTTATCGTTGTAGATACAGATAAAGTACTTTTAATCT
- a CDS encoding SprT-like domain-containing protein, with protein MSIQSLEKYLPQNTLLYLKKWFSDYSIHIKVTRNRNSKLGDYRKLRDNSHEISINSTLAPQLFFFVLTHELAHLIAFEKFGRKISPHGNEWKHTFREMLLESADVYDEDLKPIITKFSRSPKANFMASPDLVKYFHIENQNDDEVFIEKLSKGENFIYREQKYLLEGLIKKNYLCMNLATGRKYSFKPLARVKKCS; from the coding sequence ATGTCTATTCAGTCTTTAGAAAAATATTTACCTCAAAATACACTTTTGTATTTAAAGAAATGGTTTTCAGATTATTCTATTCATATAAAAGTTACTAGAAACCGAAATTCGAAGCTTGGAGACTACCGGAAGTTACGTGATAATTCGCACGAAATTAGCATCAATTCTACATTAGCCCCGCAACTTTTCTTTTTCGTATTAACTCACGAATTAGCACATCTCATTGCCTTCGAAAAATTCGGTAGAAAAATTTCTCCGCATGGTAACGAATGGAAACATACTTTCAGAGAAATGCTTTTGGAAAGTGCAGATGTTTACGATGAAGATCTGAAGCCGATTATAACTAAGTTTTCACGGTCTCCGAAAGCCAATTTTATGGCAAGTCCGGATCTCGTAAAATATTTTCATATTGAAAATCAGAATGATGATGAGGTTTTTATAGAGAAGCTTAGCAAGGGCGAAAATTTCATCTATCGAGAACAAAAGTATTTGTTGGAAGGTCTGATTAAAAAAAACTATCTTTGTATGAATCTGGCTACAGGACGAAAGTATTCTTTCAAACCTTTGGCTAGAGTGAAAAAATGCAGTTAA
- a CDS encoding JAB domain-containing protein, whose product MNTEPQVSEIQVSYYPRLIQSQKIASSSDAVEIIRKAWDKRTIEMQEEVKLILLNQSNTVLGIYNLSKGGINSSLVDVRLILSVALKCLATGLILIHNHPSGNLNPSKSDLDIVKKLNESCKLLEITLLDSIIITKESYMSFGDDGML is encoded by the coding sequence ATGAATACAGAACCACAAGTTTCAGAAATACAAGTCTCATATTACCCCAGGTTAATTCAATCACAAAAAATTGCCTCCAGTAGTGATGCTGTAGAAATAATCAGAAAAGCATGGGATAAGAGAACAATAGAAATGCAGGAAGAAGTCAAACTGATTCTACTTAACCAATCAAATACAGTATTGGGAATCTACAACCTTTCAAAGGGTGGTATAAATTCAAGTTTAGTAGATGTCAGGCTAATACTTTCAGTAGCATTAAAATGTTTAGCTACAGGATTAATATTGATACATAATCATCCAAGTGGAAACCTTAACCCAAGTAAGTCAGACCTGGATATAGTTAAGAAATTGAATGAAAGTTGTAAACTCCTCGAGATTACTCTTCTTGACAGTATCATCATCACAAAAGAAAGCTACATGAGTTTTGGTGATGATGGAATGTTGTAG